From the Halorhabdus utahensis DSM 12940 genome, one window contains:
- the secF gene encoding protein translocase subunit SecF, translated as MIEFEVPEVDYTKYSNRQLAAVPLAVLALALVVLIGAWAVTGSPVALGIDFTGGSQMTVQTDLSAADIQTNFTPEPESVQGLVLEDNAYRLTFGSGANITELKGQATSSGMNVTSSGSTPASFGADSMRVALFGIAIAFLGMSVLAFALFRTFVPSIAIVISAFSDLVIPLAVLSLFQVKLSLGTVAGLLMLIGYSVDSDILLNNHILRRRGEFYESTYAAMQTGVTMTLTSIVAMTVMAIMATLFGIQIMAQIGIVLVLGLSVDLMNTYMLNLSLLRWYKFHGVNR; from the coding sequence ATGATAGAGTTCGAGGTACCGGAAGTCGATTATACGAAGTATTCCAACCGCCAGCTCGCGGCTGTCCCGCTGGCGGTGCTGGCGCTTGCGCTCGTCGTGTTGATCGGGGCGTGGGCGGTGACTGGCTCGCCAGTCGCACTCGGCATCGATTTCACGGGCGGGTCACAGATGACCGTCCAGACGGATTTGTCGGCGGCGGACATTCAGACGAACTTCACACCCGAGCCTGAGTCTGTTCAGGGGCTCGTGCTCGAAGACAACGCCTACCGCCTCACGTTCGGTAGCGGGGCGAACATCACCGAGCTAAAGGGTCAGGCCACTTCATCGGGGATGAACGTCACCTCGAGTGGGTCGACACCGGCGTCCTTTGGAGCTGACAGCATGCGGGTCGCCCTCTTCGGGATCGCCATTGCTTTCCTCGGCATGAGCGTTCTGGCGTTCGCACTCTTTCGGACGTTCGTCCCGAGTATCGCGATCGTCATTTCCGCGTTCTCCGACCTGGTGATTCCCCTTGCCGTGTTAAGCCTCTTCCAGGTCAAACTCTCGCTTGGCACGGTGGCCGGCCTCCTCATGCTGATCGGGTACAGCGTCGACTCGGATATTCTGTTGAACAACCACATCCTCCGACGGCGCGGGGAGTTCTACGAGAGTACGTACGCCGCGATGCAGACCGGTGTGACGATGACGCTGACGTCGATCGTCGCCATGACCGTCATGGCAATCATGGCGACGCTGTTCGGCATCCAGATCATGGCTCAGATCGGCATCGTGCTCGTGCTGGGGCTGAGCGTCGACCTGATGAACACCTACATGCTCAACTTGAGTCTGCTTCGCTGGTATAAATTCCACGGGGTGAACAGATGA
- a CDS encoding preprotein translocase subunit SecD: protein MNIRENWRIVLLVVFVLGSGIALFAPVTGGADDGGITNLQYGIQLDGGTSIQAPAVGITAEDVNVRFQQETALEQNLSESLSLDLADIRVSNESSTVEVFVRNVTHDQLRNALNAEGYQPGTVRDGVTGQTREDMVDVIRDKITESALSGGSVSRLNAIEGNLISITAPDRDREELRSLLNERGIVRVYAVHPDENGSFVPSQVLGQDEFGRIGTAQEREVADGTEAFVPVTINDDVAERFQQDMVEYGFNQDRNCGYDRSQITNVSAVDDYCLVTTLNGEIVFSGGVDGDLGRSFASGGFATDPSFRMTTGENMTQAKDLEISLRAGRLPAPLDFENANYQELEPALGQQFRTDSLITGIMAVLAVSGMIFFRYQDVRVALPMIVTAMSEVFVLLGFVALVQYPLNLSHIAGFIAVIGTGADDLIIIADEILQREEIATDRVFQNRFRKAFWVIGAAAATTIIAMSPLTVLGLGDLSGFAIITIVGVLIGVLVTRPAYGNFLRRLVLDT, encoded by the coding sequence ATGAATATTCGAGAGAACTGGCGGATCGTCCTGCTGGTCGTGTTCGTCCTGGGTAGTGGTATTGCCCTGTTCGCGCCCGTCACCGGTGGCGCAGACGATGGCGGTATCACCAACCTCCAGTACGGGATTCAACTCGACGGCGGGACCAGCATTCAGGCCCCTGCGGTGGGGATCACGGCCGAGGACGTCAACGTCAGATTCCAGCAAGAGACCGCACTCGAACAGAACCTCTCGGAGTCGCTATCGCTTGACCTAGCCGACATCAGGGTTTCGAATGAGTCATCGACTGTCGAGGTATTCGTGCGAAACGTCACTCACGATCAGCTTCGGAACGCACTGAATGCGGAAGGATATCAACCGGGAACTGTCCGTGACGGGGTGACCGGCCAGACTCGCGAAGATATGGTCGATGTCATTCGAGACAAGATCACCGAATCCGCACTCAGTGGCGGGAGCGTCTCGAGACTCAACGCGATCGAGGGGAACCTCATCTCGATCACTGCGCCGGATCGCGATCGGGAGGAACTTCGGTCACTCCTCAACGAGCGTGGGATCGTCCGTGTCTACGCGGTTCATCCGGACGAGAACGGATCGTTCGTTCCGTCACAGGTACTGGGCCAGGACGAGTTCGGACGGATCGGGACAGCACAGGAACGGGAAGTGGCCGATGGAACAGAAGCTTTCGTCCCGGTGACGATCAACGATGACGTCGCCGAACGGTTCCAGCAGGATATGGTAGAGTACGGCTTCAACCAGGATCGCAACTGTGGCTACGATCGGTCGCAGATCACGAACGTTTCCGCGGTCGACGACTATTGCCTGGTTACGACACTCAACGGAGAAATCGTCTTCTCTGGCGGTGTGGATGGGGATCTCGGCAGGTCGTTCGCTTCGGGTGGGTTCGCCACCGATCCGTCGTTCAGAATGACCACCGGAGAGAACATGACCCAGGCGAAAGACCTCGAAATCAGCCTTCGAGCCGGCCGTCTCCCCGCACCCCTCGACTTCGAGAACGCGAACTATCAGGAACTCGAACCGGCGCTCGGCCAGCAGTTCCGGACTGACTCCCTGATCACGGGGATCATGGCCGTCCTGGCCGTCAGTGGCATGATCTTCTTCCGGTATCAGGACGTCCGGGTTGCGCTACCGATGATCGTCACCGCGATGTCCGAAGTGTTCGTCCTCCTTGGCTTCGTCGCGCTCGTCCAGTACCCGTTGAATCTCTCTCACATCGCCGGGTTCATCGCGGTCATCGGGACCGGGGCCGACGACCTCATCATCATCGCCGACGAGATCCTTCAGCGTGAGGAGATCGCTACCGATCGGGTGTTCCAGAACCGATTCCGGAAGGCGTTCTGGGTCATCGGGGCAGCCGCGGCGACCACGATCATCGCGATGAGCCCGCTGACCGTGCTCGGCCTCGGTGATCTGAGTGGGTTCGCCATCATCACCATCGTCGGTGTGCTGATCGGGGTCCTGGTCACCCGGCCAGCGTACGGGAACTTCCTCCGTCGGCTCGTTCTCGACACCTGA
- the lysA gene encoding diaminopimelate decarboxylase has protein sequence MSHSPPVRRLADWDHEQLLALAAEYETPLYVLETGRVQANYRRFDAAFPDAEVMYAAKAHTGRAVLSALLDVGADIECAARGELQRAIEAGADPNTLQYTAVNPPAADLDYAVELADEYPGLTITGGARDTFDRLQARGYDGRVAIRINPGIGTGHHEKVATGKDAKFGIPAERVPDLAADLRERFDLVGLHAHVGSGVLTGEVDEHARALGKVADLAREVGDGDLEFVDFGGGFGVPYREDEPPLDIEVVAETVREAVGDLNATMKFEPGRYVVADAELILARVNTVKEAPETTVVGVDASLSTLIRPAMFDSYHPIRNVSAPDRADEAVSVGGPCCTSADVFATDRPIARPEREDILAIGNAGAYGYELANNFHSQPRPAEVAIEGDGARIVRRRETMADVTRVEDETAGAPDAERE, from the coding sequence ATGAGTCACTCGCCGCCGGTTCGTCGCCTCGCCGACTGGGATCACGAGCAGTTACTCGCTCTCGCTGCCGAGTACGAGACCCCACTGTACGTCCTTGAGACCGGACGCGTCCAGGCAAATTACCGCCGGTTCGACGCCGCGTTCCCGGATGCCGAGGTAATGTACGCCGCAAAGGCACACACCGGCCGGGCTGTCCTCTCTGCATTGCTCGACGTCGGTGCCGACATCGAGTGTGCTGCCCGCGGGGAGTTACAGCGGGCGATCGAAGCGGGCGCAGACCCGAACACACTCCAGTACACGGCCGTCAACCCGCCCGCCGCGGACCTTGACTACGCTGTCGAACTCGCCGACGAGTACCCCGGGCTGACGATCACTGGCGGCGCTCGGGACACGTTTGACCGCCTCCAAGCGCGCGGGTACGACGGCCGCGTTGCCATCCGGATCAATCCCGGGATCGGGACCGGCCATCACGAGAAGGTCGCGACGGGCAAGGACGCGAAGTTCGGGATCCCGGCCGAGCGCGTCCCCGATCTCGCTGCCGATCTCCGGGAGCGATTCGATCTGGTTGGTCTGCACGCCCACGTTGGCAGCGGCGTCCTGACGGGCGAAGTCGACGAGCACGCCCGTGCGCTCGGCAAAGTTGCAGACCTCGCGCGGGAGGTCGGCGACGGCGACTTGGAGTTCGTCGACTTCGGCGGCGGGTTCGGCGTCCCCTATCGCGAGGACGAACCACCGCTCGACATCGAAGTCGTCGCCGAGACGGTCCGGGAGGCGGTGGGCGACCTCAACGCGACGATGAAGTTCGAACCCGGCCGATACGTCGTCGCCGACGCCGAGTTGATCCTCGCGAGGGTCAACACGGTCAAGGAAGCTCCCGAGACGACTGTCGTCGGCGTCGATGCCTCGCTGTCGACGCTGATCCGGCCGGCGATGTTCGATTCCTACCATCCGATACGGAACGTCTCCGCGCCGGATCGGGCGGACGAGGCAGTCTCCGTCGGCGGCCCCTGTTGTACCAGCGCGGACGTCTTCGCGACCGACCGACCGATCGCTCGCCCCGAACGCGAGGACATTCTCGCGATCGGCAACGCCGGCGCGTACGGGTACGAACTCGCGAACAATTTCCACTCCCAGCCCCGGCCTGCAGAGGTCGCGATCGAGGGCGACGGCGCACGCATTGTTCGTCGCCGGGAGACGATGGCCGACGTCACGCGCGTCGAGGACGAGACGGCCGGCGCGCCCGATGCGGAGCGTGAGTGA
- a CDS encoding M20 family metallopeptidase, whose protein sequence is MAFDILDFHEQAVRTESQESVEAMRSVLVETLEDDGVSVRVDGGGNVVAHRSGSGETDDTSHLLLNTHLDTVPPHVPFERDGEIVRGRGACDAKGSLAAMVGAFLRAEIGDGRVTLAITPDEETTQTGAAHLVETLDADLDAAIVGEPTDLDVCYAARGQFEGQITLTGESAHASDPSDGINAVRVIGPTIESMDRYDDARGTAAHDTLGSPTLTPTMVEGGEAPNQIPAEVRITFDRRSVPPERSEDFPASLEAHLRNLLPDEIGVDVSLVRPDTPFPEAFETDPDAQIVEVLRDASGGSVRPFGAATEAAQFAKLAPTVVFGPGVLADDEGPVAHSPREYVDRQDVLRTADVLVETIETMLAVGDQPAERDASSSF, encoded by the coding sequence ATGGCGTTTGACATTCTGGATTTCCACGAGCAGGCAGTCCGGACCGAATCCCAGGAGTCGGTCGAAGCGATGCGATCGGTGCTCGTCGAGACACTCGAAGACGATGGGGTGAGTGTCCGCGTCGATGGGGGTGGCAACGTCGTCGCCCACCGGAGCGGCAGTGGTGAGACTGACGACACTTCCCATCTCCTGCTCAACACCCACCTCGACACGGTTCCGCCACACGTGCCCTTCGAGCGCGACGGCGAGATCGTCCGGGGCCGAGGTGCCTGCGACGCGAAGGGGTCGCTGGCGGCGATGGTCGGGGCCTTCCTCCGCGCCGAAATCGGCGACGGGCGCGTGACGCTGGCGATCACGCCCGACGAGGAGACGACCCAGACCGGCGCGGCCCACCTCGTCGAGACGCTCGATGCCGACCTCGACGCGGCGATCGTCGGCGAGCCGACGGACCTGGACGTCTGTTACGCCGCCCGTGGCCAGTTCGAGGGCCAGATCACCCTCACCGGCGAGAGCGCCCACGCCAGCGATCCGAGCGATGGAATCAACGCCGTTCGAGTGATCGGCCCGACGATCGAGTCGATGGATCGCTACGACGACGCACGCGGGACAGCCGCTCACGACACACTTGGATCGCCGACGCTGACCCCGACGATGGTCGAGGGCGGCGAGGCCCCGAACCAGATCCCGGCCGAGGTACGGATCACCTTCGACCGCCGGAGCGTCCCGCCCGAGCGCAGTGAGGATTTCCCCGCCTCCCTGGAGGCTCACCTTCGGAACTTGCTTCCCGACGAGATCGGCGTCGACGTCTCCCTCGTCCGCCCGGACACGCCGTTCCCCGAAGCCTTCGAGACGGACCCAGACGCTCAAATCGTCGAGGTCCTGCGGGACGCGAGCGGCGGGAGCGTGCGCCCCTTCGGCGCGGCGACGGAGGCGGCCCAGTTCGCGAAACTTGCCCCGACGGTTGTCTTCGGTCCGGGCGTGCTGGCTGACGACGAGGGGCCGGTTGCTCACTCACCACGGGAGTACGTCGACCGGCAGGACGTTCTGCGGACGGCGGACGTGCTAGTCGAGACGATCGAGACCATGCTGGCGGTGGGTGATCAACCGGCAGAGCGTGACGCTTCCAGTAGCTTCTGA
- a CDS encoding glycosyltransferase, which translates to MERPPVSVLLPTTTWTPACRQVAEQLRDDDELLVLPDHESDPVAKQTGHPPSVSVIPAGDPDGCSGKANAIDVGMERARHDRLVWTDDDFEHPPDWLDQLSADYDRHGPVSEVPFFRGRDALSVLLEPTNVFGGTLTTWAADIPWGGSVIFERGDLEVDAFRADLTRTISDDGTLDEHLDVTSIRRVHEVSAGGTIDESLERFVRFIKIVRFHGPGITVFNALALLALTALLVLYPVLTTVAVTLSYGIIYAAFGIRRWTFLLAVPATILNLPLFAYALARRTFVWGGRRYRWRSMFDVEVVE; encoded by the coding sequence ATGGAGCGACCGCCGGTTTCGGTCCTGCTACCGACGACGACCTGGACGCCAGCCTGCCGGCAGGTGGCCGAGCAACTCCGGGACGACGACGAACTCCTGGTTCTCCCCGATCACGAGAGCGATCCAGTTGCAAAGCAAACAGGCCACCCTCCGTCAGTGTCGGTGATCCCCGCAGGCGACCCCGATGGCTGCTCGGGCAAGGCCAACGCGATCGATGTCGGCATGGAACGAGCCCGCCACGACCGGCTCGTCTGGACGGACGACGACTTCGAGCATCCGCCTGACTGGTTGGACCAACTCTCGGCCGACTACGACCGCCACGGCCCGGTCTCGGAGGTCCCCTTCTTCCGCGGACGCGACGCGCTTTCGGTGTTGCTCGAACCCACCAACGTCTTTGGCGGCACACTCACGACATGGGCGGCCGATATCCCCTGGGGTGGGAGCGTGATCTTCGAGCGTGGTGATCTCGAAGTCGACGCCTTCCGGGCGGACCTGACCCGGACGATTAGCGACGATGGAACGCTGGACGAGCATCTGGACGTGACCTCGATACGACGGGTTCATGAGGTTTCGGCCGGCGGCACGATCGATGAGTCTCTCGAACGGTTCGTCCGATTCATCAAGATCGTCCGGTTCCACGGCCCGGGTATCACTGTGTTCAACGCCCTCGCATTGCTCGCCCTCACTGCGCTCCTCGTCCTGTATCCGGTACTCACGACCGTCGCAGTGACACTGTCCTATGGAATCATCTACGCGGCTTTCGGCATCCGCCGGTGGACGTTCCTGCTTGCAGTACCGGCGACGATACTGAATCTCCCGCTTTTCGCGTACGCACTGGCCCGCCGGACGTTCGTCTGGGGCGGGCGGCGCTATCGCTGGCGAAGCATGTTCGACGTCGAGGTCGTCGAGTAA
- a CDS encoding outer membrane protein assembly factor BamB family protein, producing the protein MTRDLTERVSRRHVLRTAAGLGFGTIAGCVGMGTESSGSTDTNGDDTTVTDEKGNATTVSDENGGSVEWEFTEPAGNVWSSPTVVDGTVYVGSMGTSVESAALYAVDAATGERSWTFTEPSESISSSPAVANGTVYVGSGPTLYAVDAETGDQEWAFTEPPRTIDASPTVRDGTVYVGTWGSTLYAVDATTGDQEWTFTGPNGAVNSSATVAAGTVYVGSSGSRFEDHEDAALYAVDAATGDQEWVFTEPSDSVDSSPTVAAGTVYVGSDDGTVYAVDTETGDQEWAFTEPSAGVYSSPTVASGTVYVGSYDGTLYALEAATGEREWAFTGGYRELSSVPSSPTVVDGLVIVGTAAKTDAEYTYLGVLYGVNAATGEREWAFAKPAAAVSSSPTVVDGIVYVGGPGPTPASGGAPIAGVVYALDAGVDGSSDGSRVRLGTLGHHGVAAET; encoded by the coding sequence ATGACCCGTGATCTCACCGAACGAGTGAGTCGGCGTCACGTACTGCGGACGGCCGCCGGGCTGGGATTCGGCACGATCGCCGGCTGTGTGGGCATGGGCACTGAGAGTTCGGGTTCTACCGATACGAACGGTGATGATACCACAGTTACCGACGAGAAAGGGAATGCTACCACTGTTTCCGACGAAAATGGTGGCAGCGTGGAGTGGGAATTCACTGAGCCAGCCGGGAACGTGTGGTCGTCGCCGACAGTCGTCGACGGGACCGTCTACGTCGGATCGATGGGGACCTCAGTTGAGAGTGCGGCGTTGTACGCTGTGGATGCGGCCACCGGCGAGCGATCGTGGACGTTCACCGAGCCTTCGGAATCGATCAGCTCGTCGCCAGCAGTCGCAAACGGGACCGTCTACGTCGGGTCCGGGCCGACGCTGTACGCGGTCGATGCCGAGACGGGCGACCAGGAGTGGGCGTTCACCGAGCCACCACGCACGATAGACGCCTCGCCGACCGTCCGGGACGGGACTGTCTACGTCGGAACCTGGGGTTCGACGCTGTACGCGGTGGACGCGACAACCGGCGATCAAGAGTGGACGTTCACCGGGCCGAATGGAGCCGTGAACTCGTCCGCGACGGTCGCGGCGGGCACCGTCTACGTCGGATCTTCCGGGAGCCGTTTCGAGGACCACGAAGATGCGGCGTTGTACGCGGTGGATGCCGCCACGGGCGACCAGGAGTGGGTGTTTACCGAGCCGTCAGATTCCGTCGATTCATCGCCCACGGTCGCGGCGGGGACCGTCTACGTCGGCTCCGATGACGGGACGGTGTACGCGGTGGATACAGAGACGGGCGACCAAGAATGGGCGTTCACCGAACCGTCTGCGGGCGTGTATTCATCGCCGACGGTCGCGAGCGGGACCGTCTACGTCGGCTCCTATGACGGGACGCTGTACGCCTTGGAGGCGGCGACGGGCGAGCGGGAGTGGGCATTCACCGGGGGGTATCGCGAACTGTCGAGCGTCCCGTCCTCGCCGACGGTCGTCGATGGGCTCGTCATTGTCGGCACCGCGGCCAAAACTGACGCCGAGTACACGTACCTGGGTGTGTTATACGGGGTGAATGCGGCCACGGGCGAGCGGGAGTGGGCGTTCGCCAAACCAGCAGCGGCGGTCAGCTCATCGCCGACAGTCGTCGATGGCATCGTCTACGTCGGTGGGCCGGGCCCAACGCCGGCGTCTGGCGGCGCGCCGATCGCTGGCGTGGTATACGCCCTGGACGCGGGCGTCGACGGATCGAGCGACGGATCCCGGGTTCGACTGGGAACACTCGGTCACCACGGCGTCGCCGCCGAGACGTGA
- the proS gene encoding proline--tRNA ligase, with product MSGEQELGITESKEHATGEWYAELVQKAGLADYAPMGGFIVTRPRGYAIWERLKNHLDGWFKQTGVQNAYFPMFIPESYLEKEKDIVEGFDPEVAWVTKGGYDELEEQLAVRPTSESIITPFLAQWTRSHRDLPIRVNQWCSVVRWEATETKPFFRTKEFLWQEGHTAHHDEEDAVEEMETRLGQYKRLYEDVLAMPVLSGRKPDHDKFPGAHTTTTVEALMPDGKSVQGGTSHYLGTSFAEAYDVTYVDEDEEVKTAHTTSWGLSWRALGALFMTHSDDQGLVLPPTLAETQVVIVPIWDEDSKDDVLAYAEDVEADLEDAGVRVELDDRDHRNPGFKYNEHELNGVPLRIEIGSYEVADDELTLVHRPDGEEITVERDNVAETVEDHLDTIFAKLYASAEETLEGEIREAESREEILGTIGQHGGYVKCGWCGDEACEEPIKDAIAAEIVMVPKDRDEEPIHDECAICGDEAEETAYFAKTY from the coding sequence ATGAGCGGCGAGCAGGAACTCGGGATCACCGAGAGCAAGGAACACGCGACTGGCGAGTGGTACGCCGAACTGGTCCAGAAGGCCGGCCTGGCCGATTACGCCCCCATGGGCGGCTTTATCGTAACCCGACCCCGCGGGTACGCTATCTGGGAGCGCCTGAAGAATCATCTCGACGGGTGGTTCAAGCAGACGGGCGTCCAGAACGCCTACTTCCCGATGTTCATCCCCGAAAGCTACCTCGAAAAGGAGAAGGACATCGTCGAAGGGTTCGACCCCGAAGTGGCGTGGGTCACGAAGGGTGGCTACGATGAATTGGAGGAGCAACTCGCGGTTCGGCCCACCAGCGAGAGCATCATCACGCCCTTCCTCGCCCAATGGACCCGCTCACACCGGGACCTCCCGATCCGCGTCAACCAGTGGTGTAGCGTCGTCCGGTGGGAAGCAACGGAGACCAAACCGTTCTTCCGCACGAAGGAGTTCCTCTGGCAGGAGGGCCACACCGCCCACCACGACGAGGAAGACGCCGTCGAGGAGATGGAAACTCGCCTGGGCCAGTACAAGCGGCTCTACGAGGACGTCCTGGCGATGCCGGTGCTTTCGGGGCGCAAGCCCGACCACGACAAGTTCCCCGGCGCGCACACGACGACGACCGTCGAGGCGCTGATGCCCGACGGCAAGTCAGTCCAGGGCGGGACCTCCCACTATCTGGGGACCTCCTTCGCGGAAGCCTACGACGTGACCTACGTCGACGAGGACGAGGAAGTGAAGACCGCCCACACGACCTCCTGGGGGCTGTCCTGGCGGGCCCTGGGCGCGCTGTTCATGACTCACAGCGACGACCAGGGGTTGGTCCTGCCGCCCACGCTCGCCGAGACCCAGGTCGTCATCGTCCCGATCTGGGACGAGGACAGCAAGGACGACGTCCTCGCATACGCCGAGGACGTCGAGGCGGACCTCGAGGACGCTGGCGTCCGGGTCGAACTCGACGACCGCGACCACCGCAACCCCGGGTTCAAGTACAACGAACACGAGCTCAACGGCGTCCCGCTCCGGATCGAGATCGGGTCCTACGAGGTCGCTGACGACGAACTCACGCTCGTCCACCGCCCCGACGGCGAGGAGATCACGGTCGAGCGCGACAACGTCGCCGAGACGGTCGAGGACCACCTGGATACCATCTTCGCCAAGCTGTACGCCAGCGCCGAGGAAACCCTGGAAGGCGAGATCCGCGAGGCCGAATCCCGCGAGGAAATCCTCGGCACCATTGGCCAGCACGGCGGCTATGTCAAGTGTGGCTGGTGTGGCGACGAAGCGTGCGAGGAGCCGATCAAGGACGCCATCGCCGCCGAGATCGTGATGGTGCCCAAAGATCGCGACGAGGAACCGATCCACGACGAGTGTGCGATCTGTGGCGACGAGGCCGAGGAGACCGCATACTTCGCCAAAACATACTAG
- a CDS encoding M14 family metallopeptidase yields the protein MRVEQLGDGEPELAIVAAIHGDEPGGVEAIERLRSNGATVERPVKLIVANEKALEAGERYLETDLNRAFDEDVPEDAHERELARELAAEIRGCTVLSLHSTQSSATPFAISPGLDDTTRAIVPQLSVAALVRTGHDVEGRLFATDATIIEVETGYQRSVEAAENAYRIALEFLTATGALPGYTVSTDLSVYDLSEPVEKPSAAEYEVFAENFTYVDAGETYAAADGEGLTAADGFYPILFSAYGYENIFGYTGSFVGTLQTNCENAPRLVAD from the coding sequence ATGCGCGTCGAACAGCTCGGAGACGGCGAGCCGGAACTGGCGATCGTGGCGGCGATCCACGGCGACGAGCCCGGCGGCGTCGAGGCGATCGAGCGACTGCGTTCGAACGGGGCGACCGTCGAGCGGCCCGTAAAACTGATTGTCGCCAACGAGAAAGCCCTGGAAGCCGGCGAGCGGTACCTCGAGACGGATCTCAACCGGGCGTTCGACGAGGACGTCCCCGAAGATGCCCACGAGCGGGAGCTCGCACGAGAACTCGCAGCTGAGATCCGCGGGTGTACCGTGCTGTCGCTACACTCGACACAGTCCTCGGCGACGCCGTTTGCGATCAGCCCGGGACTCGACGATACGACGCGGGCGATCGTCCCCCAGCTTTCGGTCGCTGCGCTGGTGCGCACCGGTCACGACGTCGAGGGACGGTTGTTCGCAACCGACGCGACGATCATCGAAGTCGAGACGGGCTACCAGCGATCGGTCGAGGCCGCCGAGAACGCCTATCGGATCGCCCTGGAGTTTCTGACGGCGACGGGCGCGCTGCCGGGGTACACGGTCTCGACCGATCTGTCGGTCTATGACCTCAGCGAACCCGTCGAGAAGCCGTCGGCAGCGGAGTACGAGGTCTTCGCCGAGAACTTCACGTACGTCGATGCGGGCGAGACCTACGCCGCCGCGGACGGAGAGGGGCTCACCGCCGCCGACGGGTTCTACCCCATTCTCTTCTCGGCCTATGGCTACGAGAACATCTTCGGTTACACCGGATCGTTCGTGGGAACGTTACAGACGAACTGCGAGAACGCCCCGCGACTGGTCGCTGACTGA